One Mustelus asterias chromosome 12, sMusAst1.hap1.1, whole genome shotgun sequence genomic region harbors:
- the rflnb gene encoding refilin-B: MVGSLNLQEVTGPLVEPKRLGERVLDSPDSGLPPSPSPTPGAWLPSPGGGENRLLDQEDPVFTARGGGHTPHTDTLITSPFPVTGFGPRLHPLSFGEGVEVDPLPPKEIRYTSSVKYDSDRHYVNKVLLQHTLGVGSCSQTVICVPNCTWRNYKTELKFEPQHKPRRFRSTVIVYPKYAKTVYTTTVDYNCRKAARKFLSSVELEATDYSEMAHLDGQ; encoded by the exons ATGGTGGGCAGTTTGAACCTGCAGGAGGTGACTGGTCCTCTGGTGGAGCCCAAGCGGCTGGGCGAGCGGGTCCTGGACAGTCCCGACTCCGGGCTCCCCCCAAGCCCCAGCCCCACACCCGGCGCCTGGCTGCCGTCCCCGGGAGGAGGCGAGAACCGGCTGCTGGATCAAGAGGACCCGGTCTTCACAGCCAGGGGAGGAGGACACACTCCCCACACG GACACTCTGATTACTTCCCCTTTTCCAGTCACGGGCTTTGGGCCAAGGCTGCATCCGTTATCATTTGGAGAAGGAGTTGAAGTGGACCCTTTGCCACCAAAGGAGATTAG GTACACCTCCTCTGTGAAGTATGATTCGGACCGGCACTACGTCAACAAAGTGCTCCTGCAGCACACGCTGGGCGTTGGGTCCTGCAGCCAGACGGTCATCTGCGTTCCCAACTGCACATGGCGGAATTACAAGACGGAGCTGAAATTTGAGCCGCAGCACAAACCGCGACGATTCCGAAGCACTGTCATCGTGTACCCGAAGTACGCAAAAACAGTCTATACAACCACCGTGGATTACAACTGCAGAAAAGCAGCACGCAAATTTTTGTCCAGTGTGGAACTTGAAGCCACAGATTACAGTGAAATGGCGCACTTAGATGGCCAGTGA